In the Sandaracinaceae bacterium genome, CCCGGCCAGTGGGGCCGGCTACTCGTCTTCGGGGGCCTCATCGGCGTGCGGCTCGTCGGGCTCGCGGCCCCGGCGCGTCACGGACACCAGCCGGTCTTCCAGCTCTTCGATGCGGGACTGCAGCCTGCGCACCTCGGTCTGCAGCTGCTGCACGGTGCCCATGGCGCTCTGCACGATGGACTTCACGCGGTCGTCGGCCTTGCGCTGGAACTCGTCCAGCGCCTCCTTGGACCCCGCCATGAGCTTGCGGTCGAAGCGCTCCGCGGGCGGCGGGGGGCTGGTGGCCGGACGGGGCGGCGGCTCGCTGGGCCGGTGAGGCGGGGCCTCGTCGTCGTCACGCCTCACCAGCTTGCCCATGGGGCCGTCCATGAACGTGTTCACGATGCGGTCGCGGCCCTCTTGCA is a window encoding:
- a CDS encoding polyhydroxyalkanoate synthesis regulator DNA-binding domain-containing protein, with amino-acid sequence MNEIAVGTPRVIKRYANRKLYDTRESRYVTLQDIAEFVRVGQNVQIIDNKSKEDLTRVTLAQIIYEEERNGDERRTLTSLRSFVQEGRDRIVNTFMDGPMGKLVRRDDDEAPPHRPSEPPPRPATSPPPPAERFDRKLMAGSKEALDEFQRKADDRVKSIVQSAMGTVQQLQTEVRRLQSRIEELEDRLVSVTRRGREPDEPHADEAPEDE